One segment of Hippopotamus amphibius kiboko isolate mHipAmp2 chromosome 2, mHipAmp2.hap2, whole genome shotgun sequence DNA contains the following:
- the LOC130845622 gene encoding 14-3-3 protein theta-like, which produces MEKTELIQKAKLAKQAKRYDDTATCMKAVTEQGNELSNEERSLLSVAYKNVGGGRRAAWRVIWSIQQKSNASDKKLQLIKDYREKVESELRSICTTVLELLDTYLIASATNPESKGFYLKMKGDYFRYLAEVACGDDPKQTIDNSQGAYQEAFDISKKEMQPTHPICLELALNFSVSYYEILNNPELACTLAKTAFDEAIAELDTLNEDSYKDSTFIMQLLRDNLT; this is translated from the coding sequence ATGGAGAAGACGGAGCTGATCCAGAAGGCCAAGCTGGCCAAGCAGGCCAAGCGCTACGACGACACGGCCACCTGCATGAAGGCCGTGACGGAGCAGGGCAACGAGCTGTCCAACGAGGAGCGCAGCCTGCTCTCGGTGGCCTACAAGAACGTGGGCGGGGGCCGCAGGGCAGCCTGGAGGGTCATCTGGAGCATCCAGCAGAAGAGCAACGCCTCCGACAAGAAGTTGCAGCTGATTAAGGACTACCGGGAGAAAGTGGAGTCCGAACTGAGGTCCATCTGCACCACGGTCCTGGAATTGTTGGATACGTATTTAATAGCCAGTGCAACTAATCCAGAGAGTAAGGGCTTCTACCTGAAAATGAAGGGAGACTACTTCCGGTACCTTGCTGAAGTTGCTTGCGGTGATGATCCGAAACAAACGATAGATAATTCCCAAGGAGCTTACCAAGAGGCTTTTGATATAAGCAAGAAAGAGATGCAACCCACACACCCAATCTGCCTGGAGCTGGCTCTTAACTTTTCTGTATCTTACTATGAGATCCTTAATAACCCAGAACTTGCCTGCACACTGGCTAAAACGGCTTTTGATGAGGCCATTGCAGAACTTGATACACTGAATGAAGACTCCTACAAAGACAGCACCTTCATCATGCAGTTGCTTAGAGACAACCTAACATGA